A region of Thermobifida halotolerans DNA encodes the following proteins:
- a CDS encoding recombinase family protein produces MPTAVLYLRLSQETEVSDGLDRQDRDCRERAKQLGATDVVVFRETVSGYKRTAKRKAFDAMTSYVREHRPEFLIAWKFDRYSRKGIRDVAAVSELVEETGVRFICLKDNLDSANAEWELLAAFAAHQARGESRNTALRMTSRKAKERREGKWTAQTPYGYVKTRDMRLIQHAERAKVVRRIADAYLDGASMSAIARALTADGIDAPGYLVYLERVARLRERGKREEAEARAKKRPANVWTTTSVKNILVNPVTAGMMAYKDQPVYDEHGEPVMVTDSPIISVAERRRILARRTSQTSVVRKPGKRTGGKASPGRPPAYLLTGFVVCECGHAICGSRSRPPKLPRYRCAGRSDATPCKLKSIAVPDLERAVIDAVLGHLAALEPEDPRLAAIARKWIARHAPEHDAQRREFAERADTLRARLEDLESAKWERGEFDDAEGPARYARFRTRIAEQLAAVESALAQLPEPTVDISALLDPAETAETFANTSPATLAERREVLALVLERVTVRSGGRIEPVWVGSNAEHLPIAEPLAA; encoded by the coding sequence ATGCCTACCGCCGTTCTGTACCTTCGCTTGTCCCAAGAGACCGAAGTGTCCGACGGGCTCGACCGTCAAGACCGTGACTGTCGCGAGCGCGCCAAGCAGCTCGGCGCGACAGACGTTGTCGTGTTCCGCGAGACCGTGAGCGGATACAAGCGGACCGCGAAGCGTAAAGCGTTCGACGCCATGACCTCCTACGTTCGGGAGCACCGCCCGGAATTCCTTATCGCGTGGAAATTCGACCGCTATAGCCGTAAGGGCATTCGCGACGTTGCTGCGGTGTCCGAGCTGGTCGAGGAAACCGGAGTGCGTTTTATCTGTCTGAAAGACAATCTCGACTCCGCCAATGCGGAATGGGAGTTGCTCGCCGCGTTCGCCGCACACCAGGCGCGCGGCGAGTCGCGCAACACCGCGCTTCGGATGACCTCGCGCAAGGCCAAAGAACGCCGCGAGGGCAAATGGACGGCGCAAACCCCGTACGGGTACGTCAAGACCCGCGACATGCGGCTCATCCAGCACGCCGAGCGCGCGAAGGTGGTCCGTCGCATCGCGGACGCCTACCTTGACGGAGCGTCCATGTCCGCCATTGCCCGCGCCTTGACCGCGGACGGAATCGACGCTCCCGGCTATCTGGTGTACCTCGAGCGTGTCGCACGGTTGCGAGAGCGCGGCAAGCGCGAGGAAGCGGAAGCGCGCGCGAAGAAGCGGCCCGCGAACGTGTGGACCACCACCAGTGTGAAGAACATCCTTGTCAACCCCGTGACCGCGGGAATGATGGCGTACAAAGATCAGCCGGTTTACGACGAACACGGCGAGCCGGTCATGGTCACCGACTCGCCGATTATCAGCGTGGCGGAACGTCGCCGAATCCTCGCGCGACGCACCTCGCAAACCTCCGTTGTTCGCAAACCCGGCAAGCGGACCGGCGGCAAGGCGTCGCCGGGGAGACCTCCCGCCTACCTGCTCACCGGATTCGTGGTCTGCGAGTGCGGACACGCGATTTGTGGGAGCCGTAGCAGACCTCCGAAGTTGCCGCGCTACCGGTGTGCGGGACGTTCCGACGCAACCCCGTGCAAGCTGAAATCGATTGCGGTTCCCGACTTGGAACGCGCGGTGATCGACGCGGTGTTAGGTCATCTCGCCGCGCTCGAGCCGGAAGACCCGCGGCTCGCCGCTATCGCACGCAAGTGGATTGCCCGCCACGCTCCCGAGCATGACGCGCAACGCCGCGAGTTCGCCGAACGCGCCGACACGCTCCGCGCGCGATTGGAAGACCTCGAATCCGCGAAGTGGGAGCGCGGCGAGTTTGATGACGCGGAAGGACCCGCACGCTATGCGCGGTTTCGTACCCGTATCGCCGAACAACTCGCCGCGGTAGAAAGCGCGCTCGCGCAACTCCCAGAACCAACCGTGGACATCTCTGCGCTGCTTGATCCCGCCGAAACCGCGGAGACCTTCGCCAACACCAGCCCCGCGACACTCGCCGAACGCCGCGAGGTGCTCGCCCTGGTGCTCGAGCGCGTGACCGTTCGCTCCGGCGGACGTATCGAACCCGTATGGGTTGGCAGCAACGCCGAACACCTCCCGATAGCGGAACCGCTCGCCGCATAA